Proteins encoded together in one Apis cerana isolate GH-2021 linkage group LG4, AcerK_1.0, whole genome shotgun sequence window:
- the LOC107998616 gene encoding centrosomal protein of 290 kDa-like isoform X2, with product MGRTDWDHLLSTDPSSLTDDDMEDFYPAIVSCDVDDINDIRNLRTLMKLSQEILQYKDHQVESLLLECGELKQTISSLKPEPAKRKRKEWDASDTKHETGVSKHIDISENTDYDDVLQGKNKKIKVLMTELENTERDNVVLKERLTTLTQEMEDATEKMNEMAEELGSAQIKSIEYKEKISDLERENIALVRQIEEITTQQTDRDKAIDDFSTAIDARINEWKIILEEKDKEILRLKENLSQSLVQSVVSAKEQNKSEIIYLNEQIDHRDKIIIELKSKLTEATVEINESATLIEKLKIDAQKIKKSDKKKEERDLLKKLQNANEQISKLQVKLNEAEEDAESRSSKLCEVLATLKKYEGENQSLTDALNEIKDLKNDLENKNAYIKDLINVVNKLEMLNSYQEMEIITLREKLGIPEDESVSIEHALAKRREQEKKMEELLQQNKLLIEENLELKSDIRVLKYKLCKTSKELDFSNTTVNETTEFFHSTKLAESTPTWHSKLNISELQENMQMIIEENEALRSGMHEILDSIRNQDGKSNVEIQSSILERLLEALDVRHLAGWYHPAMRLQEHLNVVQGSNTELRDQLKQLRKELQKKDNILHKLVLNKHGDLDKIYRNIEEESDNEKISIYLTEMKNLQEAYKSEAEEWEQQKNLLIEQNDEFKNEIEKLKLQFDVYEQSAKILEEGEDEIRKAYMIKTKEYVEASSEVLIANRKVIALQQLLNKEITKAYQDKKESIKNESYLSKSLADSNKHNKILEQEISILQSNLFNTVSFTIYNETKEKHEELNIRFRNLMENNLMLKNDNEIQYLRKELELLKQEKNQLVDHLQKEIDYKNDQDLMEKLKEAEAKELLEKQRADHVTSLHEILQTQLSKCEEDLKDVIAAKSELQEELVILHKRLSKDLHFEKSEQLNDKKVPATKDNNLELRAEIENLKKHLQITQEEAKQQYSLNSLKILELDNLRHHILNLQAISEDKATISKLDFELASKNIVEMDLNAQKAKLENEVSYLQEELDKSRTTCEGLRTFVQDCRKQCDNRCRKYIDIIEFLQNQYAGSTSISALDRIVLLSIKLKDERQTINSEMKKAKECYENVKQQQETLTNRLKIVENLKDILEQQIGSNSVQDIMQQFSEYSQYTLNDYKYKRKIMQLEYELQIVNNKYMEYESIINQMEQDMVQIQKIWNKNQQSKVDTRNIATSPTLRENKHVSVQTIVDSSPKEIQTDPYTCCLNKKETNEVEVQTICFEENDSEDSKFKEKTKEWRERNTQMEAKEKERLTYPKENNTECEEKAKRENNDQEISSLREQLNEALKFVSERSSTLIKRELEITECQAKVDSLNKIIKSKDLELTQKKKLLEEYKLSSELEATGTQCNEYLALKSTINSLQKLLSQKEETIARYQNLLKEDRDEHSKAAARLQEEIKNLHIRILSMESEIERGQEEKHDRNNAKEEPEKLIDKALEITSRTEDVKNIAMRVEEIARLQEKVSTLEADLNITKELSDRWHRLAEERLKHMDRMRERLEEQHKSELDIYLGELAKWQSEADVLRKQLSENRMMVTKGNITLLKEMQEKDDKIHQLSYACQELQNEVQLMESATQARQAITRGESGLKIHEITPTLSAHDDTQQQDTVKKQVQSLIEKEKMYKNEISDLKQQLSRRYMAVRIQEKKTSQRENQLERKVKSLEEELYKARAQLDKEYLAQGAKKAKTAEELLLWEKQKKWQQTAEKLKEKLKEKTDECARLFSNHEKLRSVVSCMEREKWYLKSRLKTESNIVAENTSARSTIAHQNVMQELQKECQTLRDHIRELSNRLENENSEKLLLQVEEQKRHIAALETVSQGNGNVISQLEKLETTKDILEKMNLKLEAENFELRIELEKANADTPRLREKVEHLEKYIELLKVEKSSDSSPRSSDKDLRDRGSKKSTLEMEKTIFTLKRIIEKLQVENRRLKLGSKRNQTYQGKLLNDQSEDILRKNYEVAQKRIVALETDLRLAEQRVVALEKVQKEGDNGEIKILREQLCQKSELLDKVKYLLSRVAVNEKTLRQRIQQLESKQVLSTIPECRVISPTPE from the exons ATGGGTCGTACTGATTGGGATCATTTATTATCAACGGATCCATCATCATTGACTGATGATGATATGGAGGATTTTTATCCTGCTATAGTTAGCTGTGATGTCGATGACATTAATGATATACGTAACCTACGAACTTTGATGAAACTATCTCAAGAAATACTACAATATAAAGATCatcaa GTAGAATCATTACTCTTAGAATGTGgtgaattaaaacaaacaatttcttctttaaaaccTGAACCTGCTAAACGTAAGAGGAAAG AATGGGATGCATCTGATACAAAACATGAAACTGGTGTATCTAaa catatagatatatctgaaaatactGATTATGATGATGTTTtgcaaggaaaaaataaaaagataaaagttcTTATGACAGAATTGGAG aatacagAAAGAGATAATGTGGTATTAAAAGAACGTTTAACAACATTAACTCAAGAAATGGAAGATGCAAcagaaaaaatgaatgaaatggcAGAAGAACTCGGTTCTGctcaaattaaatctattgaatataaag aaaaaatatcTGATTTAGAACGTGAAAATATTGCATTAGTTAGACAAATTGAGGAAATTACAACTCAGCAAACAGATAGAGATAAAGCAATAGATGACTTTAGTACAGCAATTGATGCTAGAATTAACGAATGGAAG ATAATATTAGAGGAAAAAGACAAAGAAATTTtgcgattaaaagaaaatttatcccAATCATTGGTACAATCTGTCGTTTCTGCtaaagaacaaaataaaagcgaaataatttatttaaatgaacaaatagatcatcgcgataaaattataattgaattaaaaagcaAACTAACTGAAGCCACagttgaaattaatgaaagtgCAActcttatagaaaaattaaaaatagatgcaCAAAA aataaaaaagagcgacaaaaagaaagaggaaagggatttgttaaaaaaattacaaaatgcgAACGAACAAATTTCCAAATTGCAAGTTAAGTTGAACGAAGCAGAAGAAGATGCTGAATCAAGAAGTAGTAAA ttatgcGAAGTGTTAgcgacattaaaaaaatatgagggCGAAAATCAAAGTTTAACAGATGcgttgaatgaaataaaagatctGAAAAATGACTTAGAAAATAAGAATGCGTATATAAAAGACTTAATTAATGTTgtgaataaattagaaatgttGAATTCTTAtcaagaaatggaaattataacTCTTAG GGAAAAATTAGGTATTCCGGAAGATGAATCTGTATCAATTGAACATGCTTTAGCGAAACGTAGagaacaagaaaagaaaatggaagagttattacaacaaaataaattgctGATCGAGGAAAACTTAGAATTAAAGTCAGAC ataagggtattaaaatataaattatgtaagacTTCGAAAgaattagatttttcaaatactacTGTAAACGAGACTACtgaatttttccattcaacCAAACTGGCAGAATCTACGCCTACGTggcattcgaaattaaatatttcagagtTGCAAGAAAATATGCAGATGATTATAGAAGAGAACGAAGCCTTAAGATCAGGAATGCACGAAATTCTGGATAGTATTCGGAACCAAGATG GAAAAAGTAATGTAGAAATACAGTCTAGTATCTTAGAGAGGTTGTTAGAAGCTTTAGACGTGAGACATTTAGCAGGATGGTATCATCCTGCGATGAGATTGCAAGAGCATCTGAATGTTGTGCAAGGTAGCAATACTGAATTGAGGGATCAACTTAAACAATTAAG aaaagaattgcaaaaaaaagacaatataTTGCACAAATTAGTTTTGAACAAGCATGGTGATCTTGAtaagatttatcgaaatattgaagaagaatCTGATAACGAAAAGATATCGATATATCTcactgaaatgaaaaatttgcaagAAGCATACAAAAGTGAGGCGGAAGAATGGGAACAGCAAAAGAACTTGTTAATAGAACAAAACGACgagtttaaaaatgaaattgaaaagttaaaaCTTCAATTTGACGTTTATGAACAGAGTGCAAAGATATTGGAAGAAGGTGAGGATGAAATTCGAAAAGCTTACATGATTAAAACCAAAGAATATGTAGAAGCTTCTAGCGAGGTTCTAATAGCGAACAGAAAAGTTATTGCTcttcaacaattattaaacaaagaaaTCACGAAAGCTtatcaagataaaaaagaatcaataaaaaatgagaGCTATTTAAGCAAATCGTTAGCAGATTCAAATAAGCATAATAAGATTCTCGAGCAAGAGATTTCGATATTACAAAGTAATTTGTTCAATACAGTCAGTTTTACCATTTATAATGAAACGAAGGAGAAACacgaagaattaaatattcgtttccgTAATTTAATGGAGAATAATTTGATGTTAAAGAACGACAACGAGatacaatatttaagaaaagaattggaattgttaaaacaagaaaaaaatcaacttGTAGATCATTTgcagaaagaaattgattacaAAAATGATCAAGATTTAATGGAAAAGTTGAAGGAAGCTGAAGCGAAGGAACTTTTAGAAAAGCAAAGAGCAGATCATGTGACTAGTTTACACGAAATCTTGCAAACCCAATTGTCAAAATGCGAGGAAGATCTCAAAGACGTGATTGCTGCGAAGTCTGAATTACAAGAGGAATTAGTTATTCTGCACAAAAGATTATCCAAAGACTTGCATTTCGAGAAATCCGAGCaattgaacgataaaaaagtaCCAGCaacaaaagataataatttagagCTTCGagcagaaattgaaaatttgaaaaaacatcTGCAGATTACTCAAGAAGAAGCCAAACAGCAATATTCgttaaattcgttaaaaatattggaattggaCAATCTTAGACAtcacatattaaatttacaagcaATTAGCGAAGATAAAGCTACAATTTCGAAATTGGATTTCGAATTAGCTAGTAAAAATATAGTAGAAATGGACTTGAATGCACAGAAAGCGAAATTGGAAAACGAAGTATCCTATTTGCAAGAAGAACTTGATAAATCAAGAACAACTTGCGAAGGGTTGCGCACTTTTGTGCAAGATTGCCGAAAACAATGTGATAATCGTTGCAG aaaatatatagatattatagaatttttgcaaaatcagTATGCAGGTTCCACTTCTATTAGCGCTTTAGACAGAATAGTCttgttatcgataaaattaaaagatgaacGTCAGACTATTAATTCTGAGATGAAAAAAGCGAAAGAATGTTATGAGAATGTGAAGCAACAACAAGAAACGCTGACCAATCGTTTGaaaatcgttgaaaatttaaaagatattctagAACAACAGATTGGAAGTAATAGTGTGCAAGATATAATGCAGCAATTTTCGGAATATTCACAATACACTTTAAAC gattataaatacaaacggAAAATAATGCAACTGGAATACGAGTTACAAATTGTTAACAACAAATATATGGAATacgaatcaattataaatcaaatggaGCAGGATATGGtgcaaattcaaaaaatatggaataagaATCAACAATCCAAAGTAGACACGCGTAATATCGCGACCAGTCCTACTTTACGAGAAAATAAACACGTATCGGTTCAAACGATCGTAGATTCGAGTCCAAAGGAAATACAAACAGATCCGTATACTTGTTGCTTGAACAAGAAGGAAACGAACGAAGTTGAAGTTCAAACAATTTGTTTCGAGGAGAATGATTCGGaggattcaaaatttaaagaaaaaacgaaagaatggagagaaagaaatacgcAAATGGAagcgaaggagaaagagagattgaCTTATCCCAAAGAGAATAATACAGAGTGCGAAGAAAAAGcgaaaagagagaataatGATCAAGAAATTTCATCGCTTCGTGAACAATTGAACGAAGCTTTGAAATTCGTTTCCGAACGATCTTCTACGTTGATTAAACGTGAGCTAGAGATAACGGAATGTCAGGCGAAAGTAGATTCGTTGAACAAGATTATAAAAAGCAAAGATTTAGAATTGAcgcagaagaaaaaattattggaagaGTACAAGCTTTCGTCCGAATTGGAAGCCACCGGTACGCAATGCAACGAGTATCTCGCCCTAAAGTCGACGATAAACAGCTTGCAGAAATTGCTTAGCCAAAAGGAAGAGACTATAGCTAGATACCAAAATTTGTTGAAGGAAGACAGAGACGAGCATAGCAAAGCTGCGGCTCGTTTGcaggaagaaattaaaaatttgcatattcGTATTTTATCGATGGAAAGCGAAATCGAGAGAGGCCAAGAAGAGAAGCACGATAGAAATAACGCGAAAGAAGAGCCTGAAAAGTTGATCGACAAAGCGTTGGAAATTACGTCGAGAACCGAAGATGTAAAGAACATCGCAATGAGGGTGGAAGAGATTGCTAGATTGCAAGAAAAAGTCTCGACTTTGGAAGCGGATCTGAACATTACCAAAGAACTGAGCGATCGTTGGCATCGGTTGGCCGAGGAAAGACTCAAACACATGGATCGTATGAGGGAACG ATTGGAGGAGCAGCATAAAAGCGAATTGGACATTTATCTCGGGGAGTTGGCGAAATGGCAATCAGAGGCAGACGTGTTGCGCAAACAGTTGTCTGAGAATCGCATGATGGTTACGAAAGGAAATATTACTTTGTTGAAGGAGATGCAGGAGAAGGATGATAAAATTCATCAGCTTAGTTATGCGTGTCAAGAATTACaa AATGAAGTTCAGTTAATGGAGTCTGCGACTCAAGCACGACAAGCAATAACTCGTGGAGAGTCGGGATTGAAGATACACGAAATTACACCAACGCTGAGCGCTCACGACGATACGCAGCAACAAGACACTGTGAAGAAACAAGTGCAATCGTTGATAGAAAAGGAGAagatgtataaaaatgaaatatctgaCTTGAAACAGCAACTTAGCCGCAG ATACATGGCCGTAAGGattcaagagaaaaaaacttCTCAGCGTGAAAATCAACTGGAACGCAAGGTAAAATCTCTAGAGGAAGAGCTTTATAAGGCTCGAGCACAATTGGACAAAGAGTATCTAGCTCAGGGAGCAAAGAAAGCCAAA ACAGCGGAAGAACTTTTATTGTGGGAGAAACAGAAAAAGTGGCAACAAACTgcggaaaaattgaaagagaaattgaaagagaaaacgGACGAGTGCGCaagattattttcgaatcaCGAAAAGCTTCGGTCGGTGGTTTCTTGtatggagagagaaaaatggtATTTAAAGAGCAGATTAAAAACGGAAAGCAATATCGTAGCTGAAAATACGTCAGCTCGATCGACGATCGCTCACCAAAATGTAATGCAGGAGCTTCAAAAAGAGTGTCAAACTTTACGCGATCACATCAGAGAGTTGTCCAATCGATTGGAAAACGAGAATAGCGAGAAACTTTTGCTCCAAGTCGAAGAGCAAAAGAGACACATCGCTGCTTTAGAAACCGTTTCTCAG GGTAACGGTAACGTTATTAGTCAATTGGAGAAACTGGAAACGACTAAAGATATTTtagagaaaatgaatttaaagctGGAAGCTGAGAACTTTGAGCTTCGCATTGAATTGGAAAAGGCAAATGCGGATACGCCTAGATTAAGGGAAAAAGTTGAGCATTTGGAAAA ATACATAGAGTTGTTGAAAGTGGAAAAATCATCCGATTCGAGTCCAAGATCGTCGGACAAGGATTTGCGAGATCGTGGTTCGAAAAAGTCTACTTTGGAGATGGAAAAAACGATTTTCactttgaaaagaattatcgAGAAGCTGCAGGTAGAAAATAGACGTCTCAAACTTGGATCAAAAAGGAATCAAACGTATCAG ggtaaattattaaacgatcAAAGTGAAGATATATTACGAAAGAATTACGAAGTAGCACAGAAACGAATCGTGGCATTAGAAACTGATTTGCGATTAGCCGAGCAGAGAGTGGTTGCGTTGGAAAAGGTACAGAAGGAGGGGGATAAcggagagataaaaattttgagggAACAATTGTGCCAGAAATCCGAACTTTTGGAcaaagtgaaatatttattatcaagagTAGCCGTGAATGAGAAAACTCTTCGGCAACga ATACAGCAACTAGAATCGAAGCAAGTATTGTCCACGATACCAGAGTGTCGTGTAATATCTCCTACCCCGGAGTAA